One genomic region from Leptospira tipperaryensis encodes:
- the nirD gene encoding nitrite reductase small subunit NirD → METAFVEKIWIEIAPVSEFSQDGGTCAKVGDEQIAIFHFQQGDEWYACENRCPHTGDMVLSRGLTGDSKGEPKVACPLHKRSFSLKTGECISGDSYTVRTFPVKVEDGMVYLAVDSSLVAKE, encoded by the coding sequence ATGGAAACAGCGTTTGTAGAAAAAATTTGGATCGAAATCGCTCCGGTCTCCGAATTCTCCCAAGATGGGGGAACGTGCGCCAAGGTTGGAGACGAACAAATCGCAATTTTTCATTTCCAACAAGGAGATGAGTGGTATGCTTGTGAGAATCGCTGCCCGCATACGGGAGACATGGTCTTATCCAGAGGACTTACCGGAGACTCGAAAGGGGAACCGAAGGTTGCCTGTCCATTGCACAAAAGATCGTTCTCTTTAAAAACGGGAGAATGTATCTCTGGAGATTCTTATACGGTTCGTACCTTCCCTGTGAAAGTGGAAGATGGAATGGTTTATCTCGCAGTCGACTCTTCCTTGGTAGCGAAAGAATGA
- a CDS encoding GTP 3',8-cyclase MoaA, with translation MIRDGFGRSFQTLRISLLDRCNFACTYCVDEDVRLSRKNSFLEVDEWIRIVHELHSLLHLKKVRLTGGEPTLYPHLKILVRELKNLGIPQISLTTNGSILSKQASDLKNAGLDSINVSLDAMTSESFQTMSRRSAFKQTLKGIDAAVDSGLKVRINCTLVRGKNEDQIIPILEYSWNKGILPRFLELMKMGYLQNSDTIPIFSQKEILDRVEEHYGTLTPQTRKLSSTANYWNTENGNSFGIIANESAPFCSDCDRLRLDSKGSLYGCLSSSTGFPLPKLREQGIDMEQILILALRQKQDVRFKGSDLTMMAIGG, from the coding sequence ATGATACGCGACGGTTTTGGAAGGAGTTTTCAAACTCTAAGAATCAGTCTTCTGGATCGTTGCAATTTTGCCTGTACCTACTGCGTGGATGAAGACGTCCGTTTGTCCCGGAAGAATTCTTTTTTGGAAGTGGATGAATGGATTCGTATCGTTCACGAACTTCATTCTTTGTTACATTTAAAAAAGGTAAGACTTACCGGAGGAGAACCGACTCTTTATCCGCACTTGAAAATTCTCGTTCGGGAATTGAAGAATTTAGGAATCCCGCAAATTTCTCTGACCACGAACGGTTCGATTCTTTCGAAACAAGCATCGGATCTAAAAAACGCGGGATTGGATTCGATCAACGTTTCTCTGGATGCGATGACGTCGGAATCCTTTCAAACGATGAGTCGACGTTCTGCTTTTAAGCAGACTTTGAAGGGGATTGATGCAGCGGTGGATTCCGGACTAAAGGTTAGAATCAATTGCACTTTGGTAAGAGGAAAAAACGAAGATCAGATCATTCCAATTCTTGAATATTCATGGAATAAAGGAATTCTTCCTCGATTTTTGGAGCTGATGAAGATGGGTTATTTACAAAATTCGGATACAATCCCCATCTTTTCTCAAAAGGAAATTTTAGATCGTGTGGAAGAGCACTACGGAACTTTGACTCCTCAAACGAGAAAGTTATCTTCCACCGCAAATTATTGGAATACTGAAAACGGAAATTCTTTCGGTATCATTGCAAACGAGTCCGCTCCTTTTTGCAGCGATTGTGATCGTCTTCGTTTGGACAGTAAGGGAAGTCTTTACGGTTGTCTGAGTTCCTCCACTGGGTTTCCGTTACCGAAGCTCAGGGAACAGGGAATCGATATGGAACAGATTCTTATCTTGGCGTTACGTCAGAAACAAGACGTTCGTTTTAAGGGAAGCGATCTTACGATGATGGCAATCGGAGGTTGA
- a CDS encoding nitrate reductase codes for MNHSETYSTTCSYCGVGCGVLVHKHSDYELKVEGDPSHPANRGMLCSKGMNLNYSVLDRSDRLLYPMMRSDRFSPQIRTDWDSALNRVSQDFKRIIQEHGPDSVGFYVSGQLLTEEYYVVNKLAKGFLGTNNIDTNSRLCMSSAVVGYKMALGEDSVPISYEDIELADCFLVAGANPAWCHPILFRRIEARKQSDPNVKLIVVDPRRTESCEDADLHLQILPGSDIHLFHAIARILIEQNRIDSEFLKNHTEGFEELKQKVFSVSVEECAKFCNIPSEQIYTAAEIIGNSKGFLSLWAMGLNQSVIGVNKNLALLNLSLLTGQIGKPGAGPFSLTGQPNAMGGREVGGLCNLLPAHRNLADPQHRAEVAQFWGVNSIQEKPGYSATEMFEHLRSGKMKAIWIICTNPTVSLPDARLVESGLRLAELVVVQDISKDSSAIPFADVILPAAGWAEKQGTMTNSDRRITYLPQIINPPGEAKPDTWILNQFAIKMGFHSSFAFQDEGEVFDEHCRLTKGTNIDIAGLDYNILKERRSVQWPFPTKDHGGTERLFTDHKFYRPNGKAKIHAVDPEDSSEKANSEFPLILTTGRIRDQWHTMTRTGKVRKLNEHRREPFLEIHPKDAKARKILEGSIVEVANARGRVRVRAAITEDIKEGVVFLPMHWGKKLGRDDSRANNLTSGAFDPFSKQPGFKISAVNVRIYRKEKEKILIIGGGNGTLAFLKHYRALDSESEITVLCKEKNPFYNRILLPDLISGEKEFGDLMGITEEEIQSWNFKILPDTEVSQIHPEGKVVKDLEGNVYSYNKLIFATGSSPNVPSTIKKEMEGIFCLRAKEDAERIKGFFVRDSHVLIVGGGLLGLEVAAALKSLHVRVTVLVRTDRLMSKQLDPTASQILKEEIESRGIEIIFETEIAKIKGTSKVQNVKLSNGQIIEPDGIVFATGTSPNLQLGMAAGLDCKHGILVDPYLRTSDPDIYAIGEVAEHASGLYGTVAATEDQSKIAAHHIYGYAFDFYKGSVHSNLLKIPELDLVSLRLAETPMDISEDPSGEYEEIVFLDRKKRKYKKCIIKADKLVGAILIGDKSNLQEFRELISSGIELGERREQLLSGTSTPRKPVIGKLVCACNGVGEGNLCEEIKNGIKTIEELGKATGAGTGCGSCRPEVSKILKSNLVTSISEK; via the coding sequence GTGAATCATTCAGAGACGTATTCTACGACCTGTTCTTATTGTGGTGTTGGATGTGGAGTACTTGTACACAAACATTCCGATTATGAATTGAAAGTAGAAGGAGATCCAAGTCATCCCGCGAATCGTGGAATGCTTTGCTCCAAAGGAATGAACTTAAACTATTCCGTATTGGATCGTTCCGATCGTTTATTGTATCCGATGATGCGAAGCGATCGTTTTTCTCCGCAGATCAGAACGGATTGGGACTCGGCTCTCAATCGAGTTTCACAAGATTTCAAAAGAATCATTCAAGAACACGGGCCCGATTCGGTGGGCTTTTACGTTTCAGGGCAATTGTTAACCGAAGAATATTACGTAGTCAACAAGCTCGCAAAAGGTTTTTTAGGAACCAATAATATAGATACAAACTCAAGACTTTGTATGAGTTCAGCCGTTGTAGGTTATAAGATGGCCCTCGGTGAAGATAGCGTTCCTATCAGTTACGAAGACATAGAATTAGCTGATTGTTTTTTAGTCGCCGGTGCGAATCCCGCTTGGTGTCACCCGATTTTGTTTCGCAGAATCGAAGCAAGAAAACAATCCGATCCAAACGTAAAGTTAATCGTTGTCGATCCGAGAAGAACTGAGAGCTGCGAAGACGCGGATCTTCATCTTCAGATTCTTCCTGGAAGCGATATCCATCTCTTTCACGCGATAGCGAGAATTCTTATCGAACAAAACAGAATCGATTCCGAATTTCTAAAAAATCATACAGAAGGCTTTGAAGAATTAAAGCAAAAAGTTTTTTCGGTAAGCGTTGAGGAATGTGCGAAGTTTTGCAATATTCCCTCCGAACAAATTTACACAGCCGCCGAGATCATCGGAAACTCCAAGGGATTTCTTTCTCTTTGGGCTATGGGACTCAATCAAAGCGTGATCGGAGTCAATAAGAATCTCGCACTCCTCAATCTATCTCTTCTCACGGGTCAAATTGGAAAACCGGGTGCAGGTCCATTTTCACTTACCGGACAACCGAATGCAATGGGCGGTCGTGAAGTAGGCGGCCTTTGTAATCTTCTTCCTGCACATAGAAACTTAGCCGATCCGCAACACAGAGCCGAAGTAGCGCAATTCTGGGGAGTAAATTCCATCCAAGAAAAACCGGGATATAGCGCGACGGAAATGTTCGAACACCTTCGTAGCGGAAAGATGAAAGCGATTTGGATTATCTGTACCAATCCAACCGTAAGTCTTCCCGACGCTCGTCTTGTAGAATCGGGACTTCGTTTAGCGGAATTAGTCGTCGTTCAAGATATTTCCAAAGATTCTTCCGCGATCCCTTTTGCGGACGTGATTCTTCCTGCTGCGGGTTGGGCGGAAAAACAAGGAACGATGACAAACTCGGATAGAAGAATTACTTATCTCCCGCAGATCATAAATCCTCCGGGTGAAGCAAAACCGGACACTTGGATCCTCAATCAGTTCGCGATCAAGATGGGATTTCATTCTTCCTTTGCGTTTCAAGACGAAGGAGAAGTTTTTGACGAGCATTGTCGCTTAACAAAAGGAACTAACATCGATATCGCAGGACTAGATTATAATATTTTAAAGGAAAGAAGATCCGTTCAGTGGCCGTTTCCGACAAAGGATCACGGAGGCACCGAACGTTTATTCACGGATCATAAATTTTACCGACCTAATGGCAAGGCGAAGATTCACGCGGTGGATCCGGAAGATTCTTCTGAAAAAGCAAACTCAGAATTTCCTTTGATCTTAACTACCGGAAGAATCCGAGATCAGTGGCATACGATGACCCGCACCGGAAAAGTGCGTAAACTCAACGAACACAGACGAGAGCCTTTTTTGGAAATTCATCCTAAGGATGCAAAGGCAAGAAAGATCTTAGAAGGATCGATCGTTGAAGTTGCAAATGCAAGGGGAAGGGTTCGCGTAAGAGCGGCGATCACGGAAGACATCAAGGAAGGTGTAGTTTTTCTTCCGATGCACTGGGGAAAAAAACTGGGAAGAGACGATTCCCGCGCTAACAATTTGACGAGCGGAGCCTTTGATCCTTTTTCAAAACAACCCGGATTTAAAATTTCAGCGGTCAACGTTCGTATTTATCGAAAAGAAAAAGAAAAAATCCTCATCATAGGCGGAGGGAATGGAACCCTCGCGTTTCTAAAACACTATCGCGCCTTGGACAGCGAAAGCGAAATCACGGTTCTTTGTAAGGAAAAAAATCCGTTCTACAATCGAATCCTTCTTCCCGATTTGATCAGCGGTGAAAAAGAATTCGGCGATCTCATGGGGATCACGGAAGAAGAAATTCAATCTTGGAATTTTAAAATCCTTCCCGATACCGAAGTCTCTCAAATTCATCCGGAAGGAAAAGTTGTCAAAGACCTCGAGGGGAACGTATATTCCTACAACAAGTTGATTTTTGCTACTGGAAGCTCGCCTAACGTTCCAAGCACGATCAAAAAAGAAATGGAAGGAATCTTTTGTCTTCGTGCCAAAGAGGACGCAGAAAGAATCAAAGGATTTTTTGTAAGAGATTCTCACGTTTTGATCGTAGGCGGCGGATTACTCGGTTTAGAAGTCGCGGCCGCATTAAAATCTCTGCATGTACGAGTTACCGTTTTAGTTCGTACGGATCGGCTCATGTCGAAACAACTGGATCCGACCGCTTCTCAAATTCTAAAAGAAGAAATCGAATCCAGAGGAATCGAAATCATTTTTGAAACCGAAATCGCAAAGATCAAAGGAACTTCTAAGGTTCAAAACGTAAAACTTAGCAACGGTCAAATCATCGAACCGGATGGAATCGTTTTCGCTACGGGAACTTCCCCGAATCTTCAATTGGGAATGGCCGCCGGCCTTGATTGCAAACATGGAATTCTCGTAGATCCGTATCTTAGAACTTCCGATCCGGACATCTATGCAATCGGTGAAGTCGCTGAACACGCCTCCGGACTTTATGGAACCGTAGCGGCGACCGAAGATCAGTCCAAAATCGCGGCTCATCATATCTACGGTTACGCGTTCGATTTTTACAAAGGATCGGTTCATTCCAATCTTCTTAAGATTCCGGAATTGGATTTGGTTTCCCTTCGTTTAGCGGAAACTCCGATGGATATTTCAGAGGATCCCTCCGGAGAATACGAAGAGATCGTATTCTTAGATCGTAAAAAAAGAAAATATAAGAAATGCATTATAAAGGCGGATAAGCTGGTCGGAGCCATTTTGATCGGCGACAAATCCAATCTTCAAGAATTTAGAGAATTGATTTCAAGCGGTATAGAACTCGGAGAAAGAAGAGAACAACTTCTCTCCGGAACTTCGACTCCCAGAAAACCGGTGATTGGAAAATTAGTCTGCGCCTGCAACGGGGTCGGAGAAGGAAATCTCTGCGAAGAAATCAAAAACGGAATCAAAACAATAGAAGAACTTGGAAAGGCAACCGGAGCGGGAACCGGATGCGGAAGCTGTAGACCGGAAGTTTCCAAGATTCTAAAATCCAATTTAGTGACGAGTATAAGCGAAAAATGA
- a CDS encoding molybdenum cofactor biosynthesis protein MoaE produces the protein MYLQEEPIDLNKILSQGHDPSCGAVVLFSGEPRDTANSNKQVTHLFYEAYAPMAEPMIAKILEDAIEVFHLKKAICVHRTGTVYPEESSVCVITASSHRKEAYEANRYIIDRVKHEVPIWKKEFYSDQTSEWTLNCAGCAAGATGHERYTPLKVNR, from the coding sequence ATGTATCTTCAAGAAGAACCGATCGATCTAAACAAAATACTTTCTCAAGGACACGATCCTTCCTGTGGAGCGGTTGTGTTATTCAGCGGGGAACCCAGAGATACCGCGAACTCGAACAAACAAGTGACACATTTATTTTACGAAGCTTACGCGCCGATGGCGGAGCCGATGATCGCGAAAATATTAGAAGACGCGATCGAAGTCTTTCATCTAAAAAAAGCGATCTGTGTTCATAGAACCGGAACGGTCTATCCGGAAGAATCTTCCGTTTGTGTAATTACCGCTTCTTCTCATCGTAAAGAAGCTTACGAAGCCAATCGATATATCATAGATCGTGTCAAACACGAAGTTCCGATTTGGAAAAAGGAATTTTATTCCGATCAAACTTCCGAATGGACTCTCAATTGTGCGGGCTGTGCGGCCGGGGCAACAGGACATGAACGTTATACGCCATTGAAGGTGAATCGATGA
- the cobA gene encoding uroporphyrinogen-III C-methyltransferase, translating into MNPNYGKVYLVGAGPGDPELLTRKAVKVLRQADVVLYDDLVASRILRMCRKKTELIYVGKRLGQHSCQQTEINQKLADMALQYKVVVRLKGGDPSVFGRVGEEVESLLSLGIECEIVAGITTASGAAAHLGFPLTHREYSKEILYLSGHGKNGKNSESFKNLSCEGKTLVVYMGLNSLEEIVDDLISCGNSETVPVAIIENATLESQRMITGTLGSIQWIAKEKEVRSPALLIIGSIVHFYLEMDSLRSLIHRPYSLS; encoded by the coding sequence ATGAATCCGAACTATGGAAAAGTTTATCTCGTCGGCGCGGGACCGGGAGATCCTGAATTGCTGACAAGAAAGGCGGTTAAAGTTCTTCGCCAAGCGGACGTCGTTTTATATGACGATCTCGTTGCTTCTCGAATTCTGAGAATGTGCCGTAAGAAAACCGAGTTGATCTATGTCGGCAAACGACTGGGACAACACAGTTGCCAACAGACAGAGATCAATCAAAAGCTCGCCGATATGGCCCTTCAATACAAGGTCGTAGTACGTCTGAAAGGCGGAGACCCTTCCGTTTTTGGAAGAGTGGGCGAGGAAGTAGAATCTCTTTTGTCGCTCGGAATCGAATGTGAGATCGTAGCCGGTATTACTACGGCTTCCGGCGCCGCCGCTCATCTCGGATTTCCTCTGACACATCGAGAGTATTCTAAAGAAATTTTATATTTATCCGGGCACGGAAAGAATGGAAAAAATTCCGAGAGTTTTAAAAATCTTTCCTGTGAAGGAAAAACTCTCGTAGTTTACATGGGTTTGAATTCTTTAGAAGAGATTGTGGATGATTTGATCTCTTGCGGAAACTCGGAGACGGTTCCGGTTGCGATCATAGAAAATGCAACCTTAGAATCGCAAAGAATGATCACCGGTACTTTGGGTAGTATTCAATGGATCGCGAAAGAAAAAGAAGTGCGATCTCCGGCTTTATTGATCATTGGAAGTATAGTTCATTTTTATTTGGAAATGGATTCTCTTCGATCGCTTATCCACCGTCCGTATTCTCTCAGTTAG
- a CDS encoding nitrate/nitrite transporter: MKKFKEFLSAGHFPTLLSSFLYFDFSFMVWMLLAALGVFLAEEFKLSPAQKGLMVSIPLLGGTLLRIPMGLLSDRFGSRKVALIGMLVTMVPLVLGWQFGNSMTEVYAIGLLLGVAGSSFAVALPLASRSYPAKYQGLVMGIAGAGNSGSVFATLFAPDIARSFGWHAAFGLALIPMSLVFIFFFFFAKEDEIKPSGKTILEYLAPIKSGDALVFSFLYSITFGGFVGLASFLPMFYYDQYGADKVTTGLYTTYCIIGASMVRPFGGYLSDRFGGASVLIVVLIAASLILFGISTLPALGVILPLFVLLMLCLGLGNGSVFQLVPSRFKKDIGIITGFVGAFGGFGGFLVPNLLGSLKSAWGTYAAGFTALAFIVLVAAAVLYGTNFYVWSKSPDEADLGMESA; this comes from the coding sequence ATGAAAAAGTTTAAAGAATTTTTATCTGCCGGTCACTTTCCAACCTTACTTAGCTCTTTTCTTTATTTCGATTTTAGCTTTATGGTTTGGATGCTCTTAGCCGCTCTCGGCGTTTTTCTTGCCGAGGAATTCAAATTGAGCCCGGCTCAAAAAGGATTGATGGTCTCCATACCGCTGTTAGGCGGAACCTTGCTTAGAATCCCGATGGGTTTATTGTCCGATCGTTTTGGATCTCGTAAGGTTGCGTTGATTGGAATGCTCGTTACGATGGTCCCACTGGTCTTAGGATGGCAGTTTGGAAATTCTATGACTGAAGTTTATGCAATCGGATTATTGCTCGGAGTTGCCGGTTCCAGTTTTGCGGTCGCACTTCCTCTCGCAAGTAGAAGTTATCCCGCCAAATATCAAGGTTTGGTAATGGGAATTGCGGGCGCGGGAAATAGCGGCTCCGTCTTTGCTACCTTGTTTGCTCCCGATATCGCGCGTTCTTTCGGTTGGCACGCCGCTTTCGGACTCGCGTTGATTCCGATGAGTTTAGTGTTTATATTCTTTTTCTTTTTTGCAAAAGAAGACGAAATCAAACCTTCCGGAAAGACGATTTTGGAATATCTTGCTCCTATCAAATCCGGAGACGCCCTGGTTTTCAGTTTTCTATACAGTATCACATTCGGTGGGTTTGTAGGACTCGCGAGTTTTCTTCCGATGTTCTACTACGACCAATATGGAGCGGATAAAGTTACCACGGGACTCTACACGACCTATTGTATTATTGGTGCGAGTATGGTCCGTCCGTTTGGCGGTTATCTTTCCGATCGATTTGGAGGAGCTTCTGTTTTGATCGTAGTTTTGATCGCGGCTTCTCTCATTCTTTTTGGAATTTCGACACTTCCCGCGTTAGGCGTCATTTTACCTCTTTTTGTTCTTCTGATGCTTTGTTTGGGTTTGGGGAACGGTTCTGTTTTTCAATTGGTTCCTTCCCGTTTTAAAAAGGACATCGGTATCATCACCGGCTTTGTCGGAGCTTTCGGTGGATTCGGAGGTTTTCTCGTTCCGAATCTATTGGGTTCTTTGAAGTCTGCTTGGGGAACTTATGCCGCCGGATTTACCGCGCTTGCGTTTATCGTGCTCGTTGCGGCGGCCGTCTTATACGGAACGAACTTCTACGTGTGGAGTAAATCTCCGGACGAAGCGGACTTGGGAATGGAATCCGCTTAA
- the nirB gene encoding nitrite reductase large subunit NirB encodes MSKQKLVIIGNGMVGHRLAEKIIEFGGNEKYEILIFGEEPRRAYDRVHLSEYFTNRSVDPLYLSKENWYSENKIDLHLKEKVISIDTTSKKIETSFGDFYHFDKLVLATGSAPFVPTFEGIDKKGVFVYRTIEDLEQILEYGKSVQKATVLGGGLLGLEAAKALVDMNLKTDVVEFASRLMPRQLDEAASSILKSKIEELGVLIHLEKNTKRAFGDSSIAGLEFVDGSVLETEMLVVSAGIRPRDELAKSSGISVGERGGILVNDSLETNVSGIYSIGECALHKGMIYGLVAPGYEMAEIVAHNLCYTADSSKQYAGSDLSTKLKLIGVDVASFGDALGQSKHIPIAFKNPLTGIYKKLVVSEDGKTLLGGILVGDASAYGNLLALYLNKIELPAEPESLIVGSVSAESSFGAGSLPDEAKICSCNNVSKGDILSAIRNQDCLEMGSLKECTKAGTGCGGCTPQVNSLLKGELKALGKVVTEHLCEHFAYSRQELFQVIKVKKLKTFEEVLTSSGKGLGCETCKPAVASILASLWNETIVHKKHREIQDTNDKYLANIQRGGTYSVVPRIPGGEITPEKLIVIGAVAKKFNLYCKITGGQRIDLLGARMEDLPDIWGDLVDAGFESGHAYGKAMRTVKSCVGSTWCRYGVQDSTSFAIRIEERYRGIRSPHKLKAAVSGCIRECAEAQSKDFGIIATEKGWNLYVGGNGGVTPQHALLLAADIDEDTCIKYIDRFLMFYIRTADKLTRTAAWLKQLEGGIDYLKDVIINDRLGINEQLEAEMQTLVDSYHCEWKAVVDDPEKQKKFKHFVNSDQPDANVQFIEERGQIRPVDWVKEEISV; translated from the coding sequence ATGTCGAAACAAAAATTAGTTATTATTGGAAATGGGATGGTGGGACATCGTCTTGCCGAAAAGATTATCGAGTTTGGCGGAAATGAAAAGTATGAAATTCTAATATTCGGAGAGGAGCCTAGACGTGCTTACGATCGAGTACATCTCTCCGAATATTTTACCAATCGTTCCGTTGACCCGCTCTATCTTTCTAAAGAGAATTGGTATTCCGAAAATAAAATCGACTTACACCTGAAAGAAAAGGTGATATCGATCGATACAACTTCTAAAAAAATCGAAACGTCCTTCGGAGATTTTTATCATTTCGATAAACTCGTTTTAGCGACCGGTTCGGCTCCTTTTGTCCCTACCTTTGAAGGGATTGATAAAAAGGGGGTATTTGTTTATCGTACGATCGAGGATTTGGAACAAATCTTAGAATACGGTAAGTCTGTTCAAAAGGCAACCGTGCTTGGCGGCGGTCTCCTCGGTTTGGAAGCTGCAAAGGCTCTTGTCGATATGAATTTGAAAACTGACGTCGTCGAATTTGCTTCTCGTTTGATGCCGCGTCAGTTGGATGAGGCGGCTTCTTCGATTCTTAAATCTAAAATCGAAGAGCTGGGTGTTTTGATTCATCTGGAAAAAAATACAAAACGGGCATTTGGAGATTCTTCCATTGCGGGTTTGGAATTTGTAGACGGATCCGTTTTAGAAACGGAAATGCTCGTTGTTTCCGCGGGTATCAGACCGAGAGATGAGTTGGCGAAGTCTTCCGGAATTTCAGTGGGCGAGAGAGGCGGAATTCTCGTGAACGATTCTTTGGAAACGAATGTTTCAGGAATCTATTCTATTGGAGAATGCGCGCTTCACAAAGGTATGATCTACGGTCTTGTCGCTCCCGGATACGAGATGGCCGAGATCGTAGCGCATAATCTTTGTTATACGGCAGATTCTTCTAAACAATATGCAGGTTCCGATCTTTCTACAAAATTAAAACTGATCGGAGTGGACGTCGCTTCTTTTGGAGACGCGCTGGGCCAATCCAAACATATACCAATCGCATTCAAAAATCCTCTTACGGGTATTTATAAAAAGTTAGTAGTCTCGGAAGACGGAAAAACTCTTCTGGGGGGAATTCTCGTGGGAGACGCGAGCGCTTACGGCAATCTTCTTGCGCTCTATCTGAATAAGATCGAACTTCCGGCTGAACCCGAAAGTCTTATCGTCGGATCCGTTTCCGCCGAATCGTCGTTTGGCGCCGGATCTTTACCGGATGAAGCGAAGATCTGTTCTTGCAACAACGTTTCCAAAGGAGACATCTTAAGCGCGATTCGAAATCAAGACTGCCTGGAAATGGGTTCCTTGAAAGAATGTACGAAAGCGGGAACCGGTTGTGGCGGTTGTACTCCGCAAGTAAACTCTCTTCTCAAAGGAGAATTGAAAGCGCTTGGAAAAGTAGTAACCGAACATCTTTGCGAACACTTTGCTTATTCCAGACAAGAACTCTTTCAAGTGATCAAAGTCAAAAAATTGAAAACGTTCGAAGAGGTTCTGACCAGCAGTGGAAAAGGATTGGGTTGCGAAACGTGTAAACCTGCGGTTGCTTCCATTCTCGCGAGTTTATGGAACGAAACGATCGTACATAAAAAACACAGAGAGATCCAAGATACGAATGATAAGTATTTAGCAAACATTCAGAGAGGTGGGACGTATTCCGTTGTTCCGAGAATTCCCGGCGGAGAAATCACTCCTGAGAAACTCATCGTCATCGGAGCCGTTGCAAAAAAATTCAATCTCTATTGCAAGATTACCGGCGGTCAAAGAATCGATCTTCTCGGTGCAAGGATGGAAGACCTTCCCGATATCTGGGGCGATCTCGTGGACGCAGGTTTTGAAAGTGGACACGCTTACGGAAAAGCAATGAGAACCGTAAAGAGTTGCGTAGGTTCTACTTGGTGTAGATACGGAGTACAAGACAGCACGTCCTTTGCAATTCGTATCGAAGAACGTTATCGTGGGATTCGTTCTCCTCATAAATTGAAGGCGGCAGTTTCCGGTTGTATTCGTGAATGTGCAGAAGCGCAGAGTAAGGACTTTGGAATCATCGCTACTGAAAAAGGATGGAATCTTTATGTCGGCGGGAACGGCGGAGTTACTCCGCAGCACGCGCTCTTGTTGGCCGCCGATATCGACGAAGACACCTGTATCAAATACATCGATCGTTTTTTAATGTTCTACATTAGAACCGCGGACAAGTTGACTCGCACCGCAGCTTGGCTCAAACAACTGGAAGGCGGAATCGATTATCTCAAAGACGTGATCATCAACGATCGTCTCGGAATCAACGAACAACTCGAAGCCGAAATGCAAACGCTCGTCGACAGTTACCACTGCGAGTGGAAAGCCGTTGTGGATGATCCTGAAAAACAAAAGAAATTCAAACACTTTGTAAACAGCGATCAGCCGGATGCAAACGTTCAGTTCATCGAAGAACGCGGTCAAATCCGTCCTGTGGATTGGGTAAAAGAAGAAATTTCAGTTTAA
- a CDS encoding molybdenum cofactor guanylyltransferase produces the protein MTERKPKGLVLCGGNSSRMGRDKGLLSTEGNLWVDERVETLSPFTDGCLISIRAEQRTEYTKLILDREFVEDFYENIGPMSGILSAHDLYPNEDFLVLACDMPSRDPWIFSELLNLYNSNPGKKSYFFTLEGKVEPFPAIYTSELLNEVGLKIKKSDFNPSPKNILERSNGIGSDVPKEHFRAFLNYNTLTDLTVAGNSK, from the coding sequence ATGACGGAACGAAAACCGAAAGGACTCGTTCTATGCGGAGGAAACTCCAGCAGAATGGGAAGGGACAAGGGATTACTCTCGACGGAAGGAAATCTTTGGGTCGATGAGAGAGTTGAAACCTTGTCTCCGTTTACCGACGGTTGTCTGATTTCGATTCGGGCTGAACAAAGGACCGAATACACTAAACTAATTTTAGATAGAGAATTTGTGGAAGATTTCTACGAAAACATCGGGCCGATGTCCGGCATTCTTTCGGCCCACGATCTCTACCCAAATGAGGATTTTCTGGTCCTTGCCTGCGACATGCCTTCTCGCGATCCTTGGATATTTTCCGAGTTATTAAACTTATACAATTCAAACCCCGGAAAGAAGAGTTATTTTTTTACACTGGAAGGAAAAGTCGAACCCTTTCCCGCTATCTACACTTCCGAATTGTTAAACGAAGTCGGTTTAAAAATAAAAAAATCCGATTTCAATCCGTCTCCGAAAAATATTCTCGAAAGATCGAACGGAATCGGATCGGACGTTCCGAAGGAACATTTTAGAGCATTCTTAAATTATAATACTCTTACGGATTTGACCGTAGCCGGAAATTCAAAATGA
- a CDS encoding MoaD/ThiS family protein, with product MEVAVKTFGILKDHFQSDFVLNLESPVRVLDVVDEMRKKKPETSQILEVSLWAVQDKMVGADRIVVEGETVLILPPLSGG from the coding sequence ATGGAAGTGGCGGTAAAAACATTCGGAATCTTAAAAGATCACTTTCAATCCGACTTCGTATTAAATTTAGAATCTCCGGTTCGCGTTTTGGACGTGGTGGACGAGATGAGAAAGAAAAAGCCGGAAACGAGTCAGATCCTGGAAGTATCTCTTTGGGCGGTTCAGGACAAGATGGTCGGAGCCGATCGAATCGTAGTTGAGGGAGAAACCGTTTTGATTCTTCCTCCTTTGAGCGGAGGTTGA